From Lycium ferocissimum isolate CSIRO_LF1 chromosome 12, AGI_CSIRO_Lferr_CH_V1, whole genome shotgun sequence, one genomic window encodes:
- the LOC132039073 gene encoding uncharacterized protein LOC132039073 — protein MATTDIQDHCKNLILDSSKTLLCRQGSTCSDKRLFGMQAFWAQIYIIPTKVKKIIEAHCRSYLWSGSNAITKKALVAWDNLCSPKSVGCLNITNTYIWNRAAIAKQWWDIEHKQDKMWIRWIHTYYIKQQAMESVQVPKQACWLVRKFFEARNLINQMQIQPTRQSLIRQIYYQAITARTTVPWKCMMFQNAARPKAVFTIWLQLLGRLLTVERLAKWGIEVEPKCCLCQMHDETREHLFVQCEFTRKVWRRVGQWMQMQYYNPVNWDQHQQWLIHNSKGKSRKAQIFKLVCTEVTYAIWIERNARIFEKHNRTWEVIAKEIMYVACVRATPRIYNVIHSFRF, from the coding sequence ATGGCAACCACTGATATCCAAGATCACTGCAAAAATCTAATCCTGGACAGCTCGAAAACTCTCTTATGCAGGCAGGGCTCAACTTGTTCAGACAAAAGATTATTTGGAATGCAAGCATTCTGGGCACAAATTTATATCATTCCTACTAAGGTCAAAAAAATCATAGAAGCTCATTGCAGAAGCTACTTGTGGTCTGGGAGTAATGCTATAACCAAAAAAGCTTTAGTAGCATGGGATAATTTGTGCTCTCCTAAGAGTGTGGGATGCTTGAACATTACTAACACGTACATCTGGAATAGGGCAGCAATTGCTAAGCAATGGTGGGATATTGAGCATAAACAGGATAAAATGTGGATCCGATGGATTCACACCTACTATATCAAACAACAGGCAATGGAGAGTGTGCAAGTTCCTAAGCAAGCATGCTGGTTAGTAAGGAAATTTTTTGAAGCTAGAAACTTAATAAACCAGATGCAAATTCAACCTACTAGGCAGAGCTTGATTAGACAAATCTATTACCAGGCCATAACTGCTAGAACCACAGTGCCATGGAAGTGTATGATGTTCCAGAATGCAGCTAGACCAAAAGCTGTTTTTACTATTTGGTTGCAACTGTTGGGAAGACTACTCACTGTTGAAAGATTGGCAAAGTGGGGAATAGAGGTGGAGCCCAAATGCTGTCTATGTCAAATGCATGATGAGACAAGGGAGCACTTATTTGTACAATGTGAGTTTACTAGAAAGGTGTGGAGGAGGGTCGGGCAATGGATGCAAATGCAGTACTATAACCCTGTCAACTGGGACCAACACCAACAGTGGCTCATCCACAACTCAAAAGGAAAATCCCGGAAAGCACAAATATTCAAACTGGTCTGCACTGAAGTCACATATGCCATCTGGATTGAGAGAAATGCTAGAATATTTGAAAAACACAATAGAACTTGGGAAGTTATAGCTAAGGAGATTATGTATGTTGCGTGTGTTAGAGCTACACCTAGAATTTACAATGTCATTCATAGCTTTAGATTCTAG